One segment of Falco peregrinus isolate bFalPer1 chromosome 4, bFalPer1.pri, whole genome shotgun sequence DNA contains the following:
- the RIPPLY3 gene encoding protein ripply3 has product MEGAAASLLLQAAVGGICHCSWGAPQQQQQHPPLPQPREHPESSPALWRPWMLTARDGEMTENQQMSELGGQLINFRSKGALGFQHPVRLYLPKSKSQKFLNNIGEKVLASFPVQATIHFYNDDADSEEDEEEIGSA; this is encoded by the exons ATGGAGGGTGCAGCTGCAAGTCTCCTACTCCAGGCTGCAGTGGGTGGCATCTGCCACTGCTCCTGGGGTgccccgcagcagcagcagcagcacccgcccctgccccagcccagggagcaCCCCGAGAG cagccctgctttATGGAGGCCCTGGATGCTCACAGCAAGAGATGGTGAGATGACAGAGAATCAACAAATG TCAGAACTGGGTGGTCAGCTAATAAATTTTAGATCAAAAGGAGCCTTGGGGTTTCAACATCCGGTGAG aCTTTACTTGCCCAAGTCCAAATCCCAAAAGTTTCTTAATAACATCGGAGAGAAGGTTCTGGCGAGTTTTCCAGTACAAGCTACAATTCACTTCTACAATGATGATGCTGACtctgaggaagatgaagaagaaattgGTTCAGCCTAA